The Christiangramia flava JLT2011 region CATTGTTGATGAAATCGGTTGGGGAAATTCCGAGTTCATTTTTGAAGACCCGGTAAAAATTAGATTCGCTCATGCAGGCCTTCTGGCTTAATTCTTCTACGGAAATGGATTTATGCAAATTCTCACGAATATAAGCCACCACATAGGCCAGACGGTTAGATGAACTCAGCTCAAAGCTTTTCTCATTATAGATCTTCCTGGAATTGGTTTGAAGGATCCTGATGACCAGCTCATCCAGCATGTTATCTACAAAAAGATCTTTAGACGGATGGTTTTCCGTAAAAAGAAAGATCAATCGCTGCAAAATCTGGTAGATCCCGATATCGTTCGTGAAATGAAAATTATAATCGATCAATTGCCATTCGCGGTTATCAGTTTTAGGCATCAGCTCATTCATACGCCCCAGTACTTTCCTTATTTTCTCTTCGGAAATTGCCATTGCCAGGCATTTGGTAGGATTTTGATCACGGGCTTCCGGAAAATCGATGCACATCAATTCATTTGAAGGTAAAATAAGTGATTCACCGGGTAAAAAATCAAAAGACTGCTGCTCCCGAAGGTGCATGATCTTTTTTCCCTTCAGCATACTGGCCAATACCGGTTGATCAAATTGCAATAAAACCCGTTCTGCCTGCTGGTGTGTTTCAAAAATATGCAGGGCGGCATTATTCAGCGTATAAGAGGTCTGATTTTCTACCAGGTTCTCTAATTTTCGATTTTTATAAAAGCTCTCAGGAAGCACCATTTTGAAAACTATAAATTTTTAAGAAGATATATTTCTAAATATACAATTTTAAGTAAGATTAATTATCATAATCACAAGCTTTTACAGAATTGTTCACGGTAATGATAGAATAGGTCAGATCATTTGCTCTTGGGAATCATAACTTTGAAAGACTTGCTGTAACCACTTCTAAACGAGCAGGTAATATTCAGATTAAACAATTAAAACATTTTATTATGAGCGATGTACAAGCAACCGAAAAAAAATCCATTCAGAAACCCCAATTTAAAGACAAGTATGACAATTTCATTGGCGGAAAATGGACCGCGCCTATCAATGGTGAATATTTTGATAATATTTCCCCGGTAGATGGGAATAGTTTTACCAAGGTAGCCCGTAGCACCGAAGAAGACGTCAATAAAGCGATTGATGCCGCCTGGAAAGCCGCACCCGAATGGAACAAGTCTTCCGCAACCACGCGTAGCAATATGCTATTGAAGATTGCAGATATCATGGAACAGAACCTGGAAGATCTCGCCAGAGCTGAAACCTGGGATAACGGGAAAGCCGTAAGAGAAACCCTTGCTGCCGATCTTCCGCTGGCAGTGGACCACTTCAGGTATTTTGCCGGTGTGATCAGGGCCGAAGAAGGTTCGGTAAGCGAACTGGATGCGAACACCGTATGCCTGAACGTTACAGAACCACTGGGTGTGGTAGGCCAGATCATTCCCTGGAACTTTCCTCTATTGATGGCCGCCTGGAAACTTGCACCGGCACTCGCAGCTGGAAACTGTGTGGTACTGAAACCTGCTGAACAAACTCCGGTAGGAATCATGATCCTTATGGAATTGATCGAAGAAGTGCTTCCTGCTGGCGTGCTGAATATCGTGAACGGTTTTGGTGCGGAAGCTGGAAAACCTCTGGCCTCCAGTTCCAGAATCAACAAAGTTGCCTTTACAGGTGAAACCACGACCGGTCAACTAATCATGCAGTATGCCTCAAAAAATATTACTCCGGTAACCTTGGAACTTGGTGGGAAATCACCGAATGTTTTCTTTGAAAGCGTAATGGATGCCGATGATGATTTCTTTGACAAATGTATTGAAGGCGCCGTGATGTTCGCACTAAATCAAGGTGAAGTATGTACCTGTCCTTCCCGACTGCTGGTTCAGGAAAGCATCTATGACAAATTTATTGAAAGAGTCATTGAAAGAACGGAAGCGATCAAATTGGGTCATCCGCTGGATCCAGATACCATGATGGGTGCCCAGGCCTCTAACGACCAATACGAAAAGATCCTGAATTATATCAATATTGGTAAAGAAGAAGGTTGCGAAGTGTTGACCGGAGGTGAAGCAGCCTACAACGAAGGTCTTGATGGCGGTTATTATATCAAACCAACTATCTTAAAAGGAAATAACAAAATGCGCGTGTTCCAGGAAGAGATTTTCGGGCCCGTGGTTTGTGTGACTACTTTTAAAGATGAAGCGGAAGCGATCGAAATCTCGAACGACACTTTATACGGATTAGGTGCCGGAGTATGGACCCGGGATATGCACCAGGCATACCAGATCTCGCGTGAGATTAAAGCTGGGCGTGTATGGGTGAATAATTATCATAATTATCCGGCTCATGCTCCTTTTGGAGGTTATAAAAAATCAGGTATTGGTAGAGAAAATCATAAGATGATGCTGAATCATTATCGCCAGACCAAGAATATGCTGATTTCTTATGATAAGAAACCGATGGGATTCTTCTAAGATGGGCGAAAGAGTAGCTATTACCAATGAAGCAAGAAAAATTGTCGATCAGCTAAGAGAGCGACATGGTGAACTGATGTTCCATCAAAGCGGAGGCTGCTGCGATGGATCATCTCCCATGTGTCTTGAAAAAGGTGATCTGCTATTGAATGAAAACGACGTCTGGCTGGGCACTATTCACGGTTGCGAGTTCTTCATGTCAAAAGACCAGTTCGAATATTGGAAACACACCCATTTAACTGTGGATGTCACCAAAGGTCGCGGCTCCAGTTTCTCCCTGGAAATTCCGATGGGAGTTCGTTTTGTGATCAAATCGAGAATGTTTAAGCCGGAAGAATACGAAAGTCTGTCGCCAGTTAAGTATGGCGAAGAGTTTATTGACTGATTTTTTTAAGTTAATGGTTAGGAAATAGCCGCGCGTTGAAACGCGCGGCTATTTTTTTAATACCTTACCGTCAAATCCTGCTATGAAACATCCCGAATTTGAGTCGGATAGATTGCTGCTTCAGCATATTACTTCAGAAGACCAACCAGCTATTTTTAAAGGTCTGTCGCATCCGGAAATCATCAAATATTATGGCGTACATTACGACACGCTTGAAGAAACCGGTATCCAGATGCAGTGGTATCAAAACCTGGAAAAGTCCGGTTCGGGAAAATGGTGGATCATCCGCCTGCGATCTGGCAGTCATTTTTGCGGTGCCATCGGTTTTAATGATTGGAATAAGGAACATGAAAAAGCGGAAATCGGTCTATGGCTTTTCCCGGAATTCTGGGGCAGCGGAATCATGCAGGAAGCTGCAGAACTGGTCTTTCCGTATTTGTTCGATCAATTGCATATTCACAGGCTGGAAGCATTTGTAGAAATCGAAAATACTAACTCAGCGAAACTGTTGGAAAAACTGATGTTTCAGCAGGAAGGAATTATGCGAGATGCTGAAAAGAAAAACGGTCGTTTTATATCCATAACCATCTGGAGTCTTCTAAACACCAAAAATTAGCTATTACAACAATTTATTTCTTCGGGCAATCTGGATAGCCTCCAGCTTATTATGAGCCTGTAATTTTTTATAGATATTTTCGATATGTTTTCTTACGGTTGCGGGAGATATCACCAGAATTTCTGCAATCTTCGTATAGCTTTTTCCGGTGGCCAGTTGTTCCAAGACCTCTGTTTCCCTGGTACTCAGCTCCATTTTTTCCTGTTCTTCCAAACTTGCCTGTTCCATGGGTTTGCGCAGTAACTGAAGTGCCTTCCTCGCTATGGACGGCGTCATAGGAGCTCCGCCACTTAATACTTCCTGTATAGCTTCATACAGCCTTTCTGCAGGGGTATCCTTTAACAGGTAACCATCGGCACCGGCTTTGATGGCGTTGAAAATTTTTTCATCACTATCAAAAACTGTTAGCACCAGCACGTGAATATGCGGATATTTCTCCTTGATCCTCTCGGTCGCTTCGATACCATCCATCTCAGGCATCTCAATATCCATCAGCAACAGTTCAGTTTGCAGGTGTCCCACAATCGTCTTCAGCAGTTCTTTTCCGTTGGAAACAATAAAGCGGCAACTCAGATCTGGAAATAATCCCAGCTTTTCTTCCAGTGCTTTCTGAAGGAAATAATTGTCTTCCACGATCCCTATCCTGATACTGGCCATGTTCAGCTTATCTTTTTACTTACCACTATGTTGGTGTTTCCGTTGGAGCTGATATTAATATCAGCCGCAATCAATTCAGCTCTTTTTTGCATATTCCGCAGACCATTGCCTTTCTTGATCTTACTTTCCACAAAACCAACCCCATCGTCGCTCACCTGGAAAAATATTTTCTGCTTTTTCTCGAAAATATGCACATCTATATTCTCACCTTTGGAATATTTAGTGGCATTGTTAACGGCCTCCTGAATAATTCGGAAAAAATTGATGCCTTCTAATGCCGTAAATGTCCTTTCCGGATCGATGTTTGAATCAGTTCTTAAAGAATAATAAATTTCAGGGTTCATCTCCCTGGCCTGGTCCAACAGGTTCATCAGGCGCTGT contains the following coding sequences:
- a CDS encoding AraC family transcriptional regulator, which encodes MVLPESFYKNRKLENLVENQTSYTLNNAALHIFETHQQAERVLLQFDQPVLASMLKGKKIMHLREQQSFDFLPGESLILPSNELMCIDFPEARDQNPTKCLAMAISEEKIRKVLGRMNELMPKTDNREWQLIDYNFHFTNDIGIYQILQRLIFLFTENHPSKDLFVDNMLDELVIRILQTNSRKIYNEKSFELSSSNRLAYVVAYIRENLHKSISVEELSQKACMSESNFYRVFKNELGISPTDFINNERIKLAVSLLQNPKKMIKEVYLECGFESRSYFNRVFKARKSVSPGEFQAKTAGMA
- the exaC gene encoding acetaldehyde dehydrogenase ExaC gives rise to the protein MSDVQATEKKSIQKPQFKDKYDNFIGGKWTAPINGEYFDNISPVDGNSFTKVARSTEEDVNKAIDAAWKAAPEWNKSSATTRSNMLLKIADIMEQNLEDLARAETWDNGKAVRETLAADLPLAVDHFRYFAGVIRAEEGSVSELDANTVCLNVTEPLGVVGQIIPWNFPLLMAAWKLAPALAAGNCVVLKPAEQTPVGIMILMELIEEVLPAGVLNIVNGFGAEAGKPLASSSRINKVAFTGETTTGQLIMQYASKNITPVTLELGGKSPNVFFESVMDADDDFFDKCIEGAVMFALNQGEVCTCPSRLLVQESIYDKFIERVIERTEAIKLGHPLDPDTMMGAQASNDQYEKILNYINIGKEEGCEVLTGGEAAYNEGLDGGYYIKPTILKGNNKMRVFQEEIFGPVVCVTTFKDEAEAIEISNDTLYGLGAGVWTRDMHQAYQISREIKAGRVWVNNYHNYPAHAPFGGYKKSGIGRENHKMMLNHYRQTKNMLISYDKKPMGFF
- a CDS encoding DUF779 domain-containing protein, whose protein sequence is MIRNRWDSSKMGERVAITNEARKIVDQLRERHGELMFHQSGGCCDGSSPMCLEKGDLLLNENDVWLGTIHGCEFFMSKDQFEYWKHTHLTVDVTKGRGSSFSLEIPMGVRFVIKSRMFKPEEYESLSPVKYGEEFID
- a CDS encoding GNAT family N-acetyltransferase encodes the protein MKHPEFESDRLLLQHITSEDQPAIFKGLSHPEIIKYYGVHYDTLEETGIQMQWYQNLEKSGSGKWWIIRLRSGSHFCGAIGFNDWNKEHEKAEIGLWLFPEFWGSGIMQEAAELVFPYLFDQLHIHRLEAFVEIENTNSAKLLEKLMFQQEGIMRDAEKKNGRFISITIWSLLNTKN
- a CDS encoding response regulator — translated: MASIRIGIVEDNYFLQKALEEKLGLFPDLSCRFIVSNGKELLKTIVGHLQTELLLMDIEMPEMDGIEATERIKEKYPHIHVLVLTVFDSDEKIFNAIKAGADGYLLKDTPAERLYEAIQEVLSGGAPMTPSIARKALQLLRKPMEQASLEEQEKMELSTRETEVLEQLATGKSYTKIAEILVISPATVRKHIENIYKKLQAHNKLEAIQIARRNKLL